One segment of Deltaproteobacteria bacterium DNA contains the following:
- a CDS encoding FtsQ-type POTRA domain-containing protein, which produces MVQNRRKLDRAQAAADLREAGGRLGRAILAVAALGAVGTALAFGGQLGWRWLTTSPTFAIHTIELRGNRHAASDELVRLSGLVPGGNLFAADVDAAEAALQGEPWIKAVEVRRKLPDSISIRVTEREPALLVALDKLYVADVDGTLFKRAQAGDSLDLPVVTGLPRQQFQEQRAAGEAKLREVLDVLAGYRGRALDGRYRIQEINLDADEGLSLQLAPIGSPTELQTVKLGEAPFDDKLEKLATLWLEFQRRGVKAQVVHLENRTRPNWVAVKLALADPAPASTSTKPPARPHN; this is translated from the coding sequence ATGGTCCAGAACCGTCGAAAGCTCGATCGCGCGCAAGCGGCCGCGGACCTCCGCGAGGCCGGTGGAAGGCTGGGCCGCGCGATCCTCGCGGTTGCCGCACTCGGTGCGGTGGGCACCGCGCTCGCCTTCGGCGGCCAGCTCGGCTGGCGCTGGCTCACCACCTCTCCCACTTTCGCCATCCACACCATCGAGCTGCGCGGCAATCGGCACGCCGCGAGCGATGAGCTGGTGCGGCTCTCCGGGCTGGTTCCGGGGGGGAATCTCTTCGCCGCAGACGTCGACGCCGCCGAGGCCGCGCTGCAGGGCGAGCCGTGGATCAAGGCCGTCGAGGTGCGCCGCAAGCTGCCAGATTCGATCTCCATCCGCGTGACCGAGCGCGAGCCTGCGCTCCTCGTCGCGCTCGACAAGCTCTACGTGGCCGACGTGGACGGCACCCTCTTCAAGCGCGCCCAGGCCGGCGACTCGCTCGACCTGCCGGTGGTCACGGGCTTGCCGCGGCAGCAGTTCCAGGAGCAGCGCGCCGCGGGCGAGGCCAAGCTCCGCGAGGTGCTCGACGTGCTCGCGGGCTACCGCGGCCGCGCGCTCGACGGCCGCTATCGAATTCAAGAGATCAACCTCGACGCCGACGAGGGGCTCTCGCTGCAGCTCGCGCCGATTGGGTCGCCGACCGAGCTCCAGACCGTGAAGCTGGGCGAGGCGCCCTTCGACGACAAGCTCGAGAAGCTGGCCACGCTCTGGCTGGAGTTCCAGCGGCGCGGCGTGAAGGCCCAGGTGGTTCACCTGGAGAACCGCACCCGGCCGAACTGGGTGGCGGTGAAGCTGGCGCTCGCCGATCCCGCGCCCGCGTCGACGAGCACGAAGCCGCCCGCGCGGCCCCACAACTAA